gacttgctgcagttattgaaagcaaaggatttgcaactaaatattaagtcttattcacttaaatatgttttaagtatatctgttccaatacttttgatcacatgacaaatgggtggattcaaacaaaatgtgatattttcttagttgtgcatcagatcctgatgtaaatacctggaaataaaagctgaaacgttgatctctggtctcacgttcattatttgatgtcaagcccaaatgttttcagtctacagcaaaaataaaggaattcgcctcactgttccaatacttttggagggcactgtacacagTGAAGTGACTTCTTTCTCTGTCCTACAGGGCGTTTATCAGTTCAGGAGGATGAGGTTAAGCAGATGaagatctctctttctctggcccAGACCGAGGAGAAAAGGCTACAGCAGAAGCTTGCAGACCTGGAAAGAGTAAGAACAATTCTGAGTTAGGCCTCTTTAATCATATCATCCTCTCATATACCTAAATAACATAACCCCCCTCGTTAAACAGTAATATTTGGGGTTAGGGTTCGGACTATTGTTTCCTTCTTGTAACTTCaaataattataatttgacaacCATGGCATGGCAAATTCAAGTCAATATAGCAGAATTACCTGGAAAAGGAAATACTTAACACATCTGAATCACTTCTGTTTAATCCACCTGCCTTAACTGAGAGATCATACATGAGCAAATGTGTCCAAACCTCTGGTGGATCCTCAGGCGAAGAGCAACCAGGCAATCGATCTGACCTTCAAGCTCAAGTCCCTCCAACAATGTCTGGAGCAGGAAGAGGCGGAGCACAAGGCCACAAAGGCAAAACTAGCAGACAAGAGCCAGATCAACCAATCAATTGAGGAGGCCAAATCTGAAACTCTCAAAGGTGAGAGAAGAACATTGGACCATAAATGCTTCAAGATAGTGTGTGATATGTAGAGTGAAAGCATTTGATAGAGTGTGATATGTAGAGTGAAATTATGAGAAGGAATAAAGAAGGATATGtctgtcaaatgtttttttgtattattatatgCAACACACCTCTACATAAAATGTGTAAACTGTATTCTCTGAGCAGTGATGGAGAAGAGCCTACATGAGGAACATAACACCAAGCTGCAGCTGGAGGGCCAACTTCTGCAGCTCGAGAAAGACCACTCTCTGCTGGTCTGTGACTACAAGCAGGCCCAGAACAAACTGGAAGAACTGCACACAACCAAGGACAAGCTCAccgaggaggtggggggagggggggggcatcagtgcatgtctctgtgtttgtgagtctATCTGCATTCTcgcccttttctctctctttctttctccctttctttctcattctctcaaaTCGCTGCCTTCACATTCTTGTTTCAACCCAACCTTTTTTTGGCCCCCGGCCTTCTGCCCATCTCCCCAGGCATCAAATTTGACCTTGCTCCTGGAGCAGGAGATGCAGAAACGTAGACTTACCCAGACTGACCTGAAGGTACAGACCCAGCAGGCCACAGTGCTACGCTCCTCTGAGAAGCAGTTGAAGCAGGAACTTAATCACCTGCTGGACAAGAAGCACAGCCTGGAGAAACAGAACCAGGAGCTACGCAGGTCAGgtcaacacacatatacagtcatGGCCGAAATTGTTGGCACCCCAGAAATGTTTCCAGAAAATCAAGTATTTCTCACAGAAAAGTATTGCAGTAACAAATGTTTTGCTATACACATGTTTATTCCCTTTGTGTGTAttggaacaaaaaaaaaaaaaggaggaaaaaatgCAAATTGGTCAAAATGTCACACAAAATTCCCAAAATGGGCTGGTCAAAATTCTTGGCACCCTTAACTTAATATTTGGTTGCACACCCTTTGGAAAAAATAACTGAAATCAGTCGCTTCCTATAACCATCAATAAGCTTCTTACACCTCTCATCCGGAATTTTGGACCACTTTTCCTTTGCAAACTGCTCCAGGTCTCTCTTTTTGGAAGGGTGCCTTTTCCCAACAGCAATTTTAAGATCTCTCCACAGGTGTTCAAAGGGATTTAGATCTGGACTCATTGCTGGCCACTTTAAAACTCTCCAGCGCTTTGTTGCCATCCATTTCTCACATCCTTTTGACGTATGTTTGGGGTCATTGTCCTGCTGGAAGACCCAAGATCTCGGACGCAAACCCAGCTTTCTGACACTGGGCTGTACATTGCGACCCAAATTCCTTTGGTAATCGTCAGATTTCATGATGCCTTGTACACATTCAAGGCACCCAGTGCCAGAGGCAGCAAAACAACCCCAAAACATAATTGAACCTCCACCGTATTTCACTGTAGGTACTGTGTTCTTTTCTTTGTAGGCCTCATTCTTTTTTCCGTAAACAGTAGAATGATGTGCTTTACCAAAAAGCTCTATCTTGGTCTCATCTGTCCACAAGACGTTTTTCCAGAAGGATTTTGGCTTACTCAAGTACATTTTGGCAAACAGTAGTCTAGTTTTTTGTCTCTGTGTCAGAAGTGGGGGTCCTCCTGGGTCTCGTGCCATAGCGTTTCATTTCATTTAAATGTTGACGGATAGTTTGCGCTGACACTGATGCTCCCTGAGCCTGCAGGACAGCTTGAATTTCTTTGGAACTTGTTTGGGGCTGCTTATCCACCATACGGACTATCCTGCGTTGCAACCTTTCATCAATTTTTCTCTTCCATCCACGTCCAGAGAGATTAGCTACAGTGCCATGGATTGCAAACTTCTTGATAATGTTGCGCACTGTGGACAAAGGCACATCTAGATCTCTGGAGATGGACTTGTAACCTTGAGATTGTTGATATTTTTCCACAAATTTGGTTCTCAAGTCCTCAGACAGTTCTCTTCTACTCTTTCTGTTGTCCATGCTTAGTGTGGCACACACAATCAAAGCTAAGTGAACTTCTCTCCTTTTTATCTGCTCTCAGGTGTGATTTTGATATTGCCCACACATGTTACTTGCCCCAGGTGAGTTTAAAGGAGCATCACATGCTTGAAACAATCTTATTTATACACAATTTTGAAAGGGTGCCAAGAATTTTGACCAGCCCATTTTTTGAGTTTTGTGTGACATTATGTCCAATTTGCATTTTTTCctccctttttttgtttttattccaATACACACAAAGGGAATAAACATGTGGATAGCAAAACATGTGTTACTGCAATACTTTTCTGTGAGAAATACTTGATTTTCTGGAAACATTTCTGGGGTGCCAACAATTTCGGCCATGACTGTGTAAGCACAGACAATCTCTCACCCTCTCGTCTGTTTTAATCACTCCGGTTTAAAATTACAACATAACTTTTAGCtctccaaaaaacacatttgcaaaTAAGATTAGCTTTTGAAAGACTACATTTACATAGCCAATAGGTCCTATTGTCTTGCCTTGCAATACTATTGGATAAATTTAGTCtttcaaaaaaagaaatgagcaattaaagagctaaatgtgacgttgtaattttacaacaaggggtcttacagggatattcacacacacaatcacttacTCACTTGTACTCTCaccttcacagacacacacatttcttctCTTGTTGTTTGCAATACTGGTTGGTTAGTTGTTCTTTACAATTAGTCGATGACAGTGATTGACGGCAGGCTTGTCCAATCCCAGGGAGAGGCAAGAGGCTGACGGGCAACTGAAGGAGCTAAAAGACCAGTTGGAGGCAGAGCAGTATTTCACGGTACTTTTCACCCCATAAATGAATAATTATTTGATCATAATTCCTACAGTACCTACTTAGACTTATACAAAACATGCAGTACCTGCTATATCATCGACGGGCAAAGCATCCGAGAACACATCTGAAATATCATTGATACTGGTTTGTGCTACGTTTTTGTAAAGCAAATCAATTCAGTAATCTAACAGCAGTGTAATGTCAATAATGTACAGTCCTACTGTGTGTGTAATAGAGTTAGTATTCACTGGAAGCATGTTGAAGCCCAGTTGTTTCTATGTTCCAGACCCTGTATAAGACTCAGATCCGGGAGCTAAAGGAGGAGTGTGATGAGAAGAATAAACTGTATAAGGATGCCCAGCAAAGACTGGAAGAGTATCAGGAGGAGAGGTAAGAAACTAGTAATATCCAAGACGTACTGCGTGCCCAGAATACTTCAGCAGTTATACTGTCACCAACTCACAGGACTGACATTGAAAGGTAGGGGAGTCATAGAAAAATTATCCATGTTAAAATGCACTGCTTGGCACTTCACAGTGGTTTTCTGTGCTGTGGGGGTGTACTTGAATAGCCAGCTGTATCAGATTTTACATAATCTTTTACAATTCAGccgatgcttttatccaaagccatgtacaaatagtgcatatagaaagtacagctGATGATCAAGGATTAGAAGTGTTACTGTACCTGGGCAGTTGACAAAATCTCCACAGAAATTTTAAGGATCTAACATGATTTGTCTTTAAAAGCTAGCTTCGGTATTAGCTTACACTAATAAGTAAATCACCTCACAGCCAGTAAGGAGGATTTGGTGTTATTAGATCAATAGGAGCTGAGAGCTGAGAAACTGAGAGCCGAGAAATCCATGTAGTATGACCCTTTAGTTCTTTTATTGGTCAAATTATACTGGGTACAAAATTTGTTGTGGtctcttgtttttttgttttagttGTGTGGCTGGAGTTTTATTTTAATCTGCAGTATATGCTAAAATATGGAAAACTAGAGAGGGTTCCATTTCTGGGGAAGTTGTGAGGTGTGGTTGCATCAGTTGCACCTGGGacagttttctttctttcttttcacctCCAAACCTATTGTTTAGGCTAATATCCAAACATGTCCAAATGTCCAAACATTTGGAGAATTTTCAAGGGTGTACTTAACTGATATTTCTGCATAAGATAGAagatctcccagaagttaacagcTACTAAACTGATGTTCTAGGTTATCGCACATGGGTTTGTGACGTTGTGAAGTTAGGGACGTTTGTCTTGCTAGTTAGCTACCGTTACCTTCagttttcgccacaaaaacttaaaacGCCTTAGACGCAAAAACCGTCAAACCGTCAAATGGATCATTCGAGGAGATACAAGCAACCCAATCGGGACCACGGTTAACATTTTGATACCGACATTGTGTATGCAGTGCAAAGATTTACAGTGTTCtaagggtgggaaaataataataaatatgtatGAGGTGATTATTATTTTGATACTTTCAGTGATCTTCTAGTGTTTGCTCCTGAACTTTTTAGTAGTTTCATTGATTGTAGTGGAATTTAGCGCAATATATTGATGTTCAGCTACTGTGCACAATCAATCTTAGATTGGCCACGTTCCTGGTTTATCCTAGTGAACTGGGATTTTTCGCCTTTGCCTACAGGGACTCCTTGGCTGCCCAGTTGGAGGTGAGCCTGACCAAGGCAGATTCTGAGCAGCTTGCCCGCTCCATAGCCGAGGAGCAATACTCAgacctggagaaggagaagatcaTGAAGGAGCTGGAGATCAAGGATATGATGGCCCGTCACCGACAGGAGCTGGGAGACAAGGAGGCCACCATCAGCTCTGTAGGAAgcacacagggagagggggctcgGGAGTAGGAAtgcaggagagatagaggggtgagagggaagggaggtagGAAAAAGGTTCTAATTGAAAGCCTGTGAGAGCGGCACATTAGCAAGCAACAATGCAAAGGGAGTGTGGGACATAAATCTGGTCTGAGAGGAATACTGGAAGACAAGGTGTCCTCCACTTTAGGGACAAACATTGACATGAGATTGAAGAGCTTTTCTTGAAGTTACCTCATGAGTGCAATGCCCGTTTGTAGTGGCCATGTGGCAAATGCTCGTGCAGTGTCCGTTGATGGCTCGCCACATCCATGGATCCGTCTCTAAGTGCAGCTCAATGCTGTCATATTTATGTCTCATGAGATCCAAGGCTCCATGGATTATAGCAGCTCAACATGGTGTTGAACACATTTCAGCgctcatccaaacaactttACACTGCATGTCCTTGGGTCCCATTTTCAACTTCACACAGGTGCCCGCTTCTCAAGATCATTGAgccacaggcacgcacacagaaagacagagataccTGCCTTTATAGTTGCATTGGTAGTAATTTCACACATGTATGATGTCTGCCTGTGCAGTGTGTACATCTGGATTAGGCAAACAGATTATTCCCCCTACACTCAACTATTTTGTCCTGTGCTGCCCCCTACAGCTGGAAGAATCCAACCGCACGTTGACAGTGGACGTGGCCAACCTGGCCAATGAAAAAGAAGAGCTGAACAACCAGCTGAAGGAGATGCAGCAGCGTGcgtctcttctcttcctcctctattgTATTAATTCTGCTCCTGATTCTCTGAAATTACCTATCTCTCCATGTTTCCTGTCGCTTTTTGGGATCTCCAAAAATGCATCTTTCCTTCCTAGCTTTCATCCATCCTCGAGCTGTCTTAGTTTATCCATCTAGAACAGGGGTGGTGGAAGTATGTTTGgggtttggtttggtgataGTTGTTCCCTTTGTTGGGTACAGAGCTCCAAAAgtccaaggaggaggagagacagatgaaCTCTGTGAAACTCTCCTTTGAGAAGCAGCTACAGAATGAGAGGACTCTCAAAATACAGGTGTGCATATGCATGTACTGTAAGGAAGTCTTAGGCAGCCAAGGTTTTTTATATTATATCTAATAttcttaaatattttatttttttctgtgtttgtgctgcAGTACAAAAGTGCAATGTTGAGAAACCTTTTGTTTAGTCTTTTCATTTCCTTATGTCTTTAAGCATTGTTACTTTAGGAGAAATTTTTGTATTTGTGACTTTTGCACAGATATGTATGtatgagagtgtctgtgtgtgtttgaggcctACACTACAGGTGTATGGACTCACCACTTGGATACAGTTTAATCTTATCTGCCAGAGATCTCCATATTCTTGACATACATTACACATAATGTGTGCCAGGCTGGGTATAATTAGTGTCTCCATAGCTGTATCTTATGTCTATACCTCCAAGGCTGTCAACAAGCTGGCGGAGATCATGAACCGGAAGGAGGGGGTGCGTGGCAGTCACCGAGTCAGTAGCGTGGACACGGACGTCcacaggaaagagaaggagaacagGAAGCTACAGCTGCAGCTGAGGTCGGAGCGTGAGAAGCTCAACAGCACCATCATCAAATACCAGAAAGAGATCAACGACATGCAGGCGGTCAGTATTAACACACCCACCTCCAAACATGCTGTACACTGACCAATGAGAGTTGGAGCTCCAGTTAAAGGCAGGCTCTAAACAACAAGGGGCATTTCCCTCTACAGATGAAGTAACAAATGTTTTTTCAGTGTCTGTTGGCCTATGCCTTTGTTTTTATTAAGTTATTTCCACAGGTACGGACAGTATAATTGAGTTTCTCATTTCTAGATATTATCTGGTGTATGCCTCTCCACATGTTTGAAAGTGAAGTTTTTATAAGTGGGTCTGTCTTTAAATTGTAAATAAACTCCAAACCCTCTTTATTGAGGTAACCCCATACCCATGCACAAACAAATCTTTGCAAAGATGTTATTTGAGATTTTTGGTGGCAAGTCCAGAAACGTTTTGCTTCCAGTGGTCATAAAACAGTTGAAGAAATTTGCATCTCAGGTTATGTTATTTGGTCCAGTTTGTGTATTACTCTGAGCATTTAAGGGAAGCTCCAAAATAAATTATTTACCCATTTGTTTTATATTAAGGGGCAGTTTAAAGCCTAAATTGGCAAGATTAATTGCACTTTAAGTATCTATATGACTTCCTGTATCACATGACCCAACTTATCAAACAACCATTTAGCTAACTGCCGTACACTTGCCCACGTACGCCAAATGAATTGCACAACTTGGTTGAAGCAAAGTAAATTCACTTagttgagcgtgtgtgtgttctgtagttGATTTCAGATGACAGCCAGGTCCGTCTGGAGCTGCAGATGGCTCTGGACAGTAAGGACAGTGATATTGAACAGCTTCGCTGTCAGATCAGCTCTCTCAGTGTCCATTCTATGGAGTCCACCAGCATCAGCAGTGGTAATGACCTGGACATGGATGACACCTACCCAGGTAACAATGTACAAACACTAACTGTCAACATCtacagtacacagacacactgcttacttgtgtatacatacacacacacacatactaaacaTAATGATAGACAAATCAAAATCAGTTTCTTAACTCCATGATGACATACATGTCAAAACTTCAAGACCTTTTCCTTTTCTTTGGCCACCTCTTGTCTGTGCTCTTTGCACAGTCCAGTCACTGACTTTTGTTGTCCCTAAACCTTTCTGCTTTGACTGTTCCTTCTTCTTTTCCCCTCCACTTTgctttcttcctcccctccctctggggTGGTGCAGTGCGTATCACTCACTCCCACACCTCTGAGTCCATGTCCTTCAAATACCAGCGCACCCACCAATCTGTCTGCATCGACACCCGGCCCAACCTCAGAGCCGCTCACACCCTCTTTGAATCTGActctgaggatgaggaggagtgtggagggggtaGCCGGTTAAATCATGGTCACCTGCCCTTGGCTCTCACCCATGACCAATCCCTTGAGCCTCAGCACGCAGGTGACCCAGCATGGTGGCTCAGATGCAACAGTGGAACCTATGCCCTTCGgcccctctcacactcactttTGCTCGCCCtcctcagactgtgtgtgtgtgtgtatgtctgtatgtgtgtgtgtatgtctgtgtgtgtgcatgcacgcaAATGAGTGAATTTGTGAGCTTGCAAAtgcttgttgtttttgtgtgtgttaaccctCACACTTCAAATGTTGTATGGCATTGTTAACATGAAATGCATACGCAAAATGTACTACCTCGTCAGTGGACTATAATTGTTCTAGAGTAATATGTTGCACAATGTTCCAGAGTAGTGTGTGCTTTGTGAATCCTTTCTCAGCATCAAACAGACCATCACGCttcctgttttttgtttttttccccagaTGCCAGGTTGGAAGGCTGGCTGTCACTTCCTTCCAAGAACACCAAGAGGTTTGGCTGGGAAAGAAAGGTGACAGCAGTAACTCATAAGGCCAGAATTGCTCTTGGGTTGTCCCTGAGGTGGATGATGTGTGGGGTGGTAACACTAACAGCTCGTGTTTGTCTGTTGCTCTGAAGTACGTGGTTATGAGCAGTAGGAAGATTCTGTTCTACAACAGCGAGGTAGACCGAGAGCAGTCCAACCCCTTCTTGATCCTGGATATTGAGTGAGTCCTCTGACCCTCTAGGGTCAAATTCTGACACCACATGAAAATCAAAAAAATTATTCACGTAAACCTGAAAATAATTCAGAGTACCACAGAAACATTTCAAAAAATAAGAAGTTATGAAGATGAGATATTTAATGAAAGCAAAAGGGAAGTATCTTGACAAGTGGTCTTGACAATTTTAGATCTCACTGTATACGTTTGAGAACGCATCACACTGCTGATCCTGTGCTGTTTTAACGtttacatttgattttattatatttattaatttagcagattaTTTTCCTCAAAGCAATATacgtacaaatagtgcattTAGAAAATGCATTCAAAAATGAAGGTTCAGAAGTAAAAAAGTTATCCCTCACGTTCAAGTCTGAgctgtttgtattgtgtgtgtgtgtgtgtgtgtactttctcaAAATGTTCatgcccctcttctctctcacacactactCCGTCTCTCCTCTTTCAGTACATTGTCACTACTCTTTTCCTTACAGTAAGCTGTTCCACGTTCGACCAGTCACTCAAACAGATGTTTACCGTGCTGATGCCCGAGAGATACCAAGGATATTTCAGGTGGGTTCAAAATATATGGTTTAGAGAACATTCTTCTCCCAGGATCTAACGCGATCAGCATCTGCAGAACCAGCTTGTTAACACCTgatcccatcctctcccctctccaccccttcaGATCCTGTACGCCAACGAGGGTGAGAGCAAGCGGGAGCAGGAGTTAGCAGTGGAGCCGCTGCCTCCGAGTGAGCGCGCATCCTACATTGGCCACAAAGGTCACGAGTTCATCCCCACACTCTACCACTTCCCCTCCAGCTGCGAGGCGTGCACACGGCCCCTCTGGAACGTCTTCAAGCCTCCGCCTGCTCTCGAGTGCCGCCGCTGCCACACCAAGTGCCACAAAGACCACCTGGACAGAAAGGAGGAGGTCATTGCCCCCTGTAAGGGTAAGTACCCACAACGCAGATAGTCCAGTGGCTTTCGACACGAGGATATGATGATTTTGAGGCATTGGCAGCAGCCAGAACATGAGTCAATTGAGTGTTCGTTTTCTTTATTAACAGAGTGACTAATTTCAATGAGTTCTAGGTTTTATAAGTATTagcaatctgcagattgggaaagGAAACTAAACCtcaacaataaatgacaacacaacaccaggcttcaGTCAATAatgtctctcagctctgaaagccAGAGGACGGTGTTGAGTGgatagagaaaaacaaaaataacataCAGCCAATAGGTGTTTGTCATTATAGGCAGGCAGATACTGCACCATAGAACTGTGACTGTCATCAGAACACAGTAGGTTACAGTAGGAAAACATACATGGAATAAGAGAGAATATATGAATTCATAAGGTAATATCAGCTGATATACTGATTGTAATTAAcataagcacataggaaatccaATTTATTTTACAGCATGTTTTCATACTGAATAACTATGTTTTTGTCTTGTTTCTTCTAGCATAGAGACATTATATAACACCTATCCATGCACAGTATGTAAAAGCAATATTGTGGAACAGCTTTGTGAGCTTATCGGTAATGATGCAAACCTGAACCCTAAAACCTCTCACCCTGGCTACCTCTTCTActactctcatcctctcattcctcctcagTGAACTACGACATGTCAACAGCCAAACACCTCCTCCTGTTGGCGGGTTCCCAAAAGGAACAGCAGCGATGGGTCAGCCGTCTGATCAAACGCATACCTAGAAAACACCCCACCACCGTCCCGGCGGGTGGAAGCTCTCCCTTGCAGCCGGCAGCCCGCTCGTCTCCCCGGATCTCACCCCGGCCCTCCCCCAGGAACTCCCCTGCCCTGTCCACCCACCGCATGGCAATCAAGTTGCAGTCCAGCCGACAACAACCTGTAGAGAAGCccaggtgaggggagggaaagggctTTGTGGTTGGTTTTCAAAGTGGGTGGTTATTTGATCTTTGTGAAGTCAAAAATGTGTCATGTAAAAAATTACCTGACAAATGTCCTTTAGGACATGAGGAGTATACAGAATGTTTTGACTACACAAGAGTTAAAGCAATGTTGTAATTTTAATGGTGGTGACTCACAATTCTTTTCAACTCAGCACTCCAATATTGCACGTCATGGCCATGTTGATTATTCAGCATTCACATTACAGCGCGTCTGTTTAACACATCTGGTGACTGTAGATATCCCTCTACCATGAAAGCTAAATGGTAGTATACCAAGCAGTCAGATGTATGTGGCTGAACATAAAATATATTCTCTCAGTTTCCGGGACAATGTGCTCAACATTGTATGCCGTAGacaacacacatccttcactacTGTAGCTTTACTAGCTGCTCTGTACTCTTAACTGCTTCCATATAGAGCTAGTCTAACTTtgtcactcccccccccataCCCAGCTGTGGCCCTATGCTCCGAATTATCCTGCACTGACAACCTCATCTCACTGACCACTCACCATTCTTGTGTTTCTGTGGCAGAAAGTAAGTAGCAGACTGCagtatgtctgcctgcctgcttgtctttctgtttgtctgtctgcctgttcatTTGCTGCTGTGTATTATCTTTTAACCAACCAATCTTTTCCTCATCTCTTACTGTGAGCTTTACCATCATGTTGTATGTAATtcactggtaaaaaaaaaacgaaccaCAATGCCTCAATCCTGCCATCAAGTTGTCTGCGCATGAACTGTGTCATCATTCATATTAATAGTTCATTATCAGGCTCACCAGAAGCCTGATACTgaatcattcatttgaatcaggtgtgttgtagcagggaaacatctaaaacatgcagggcaagGGGcatgaggaccaggattgagaaccagtGCAGTAAATTGAGATCAGGGTGAATATGGACTGTTTCAGGTTGCTTGAGTTTGGCCTTAAGGACTGGAATTGGTCACTGGATGAGGACGATGATGACGATGTGTTTGACTTCTAAAGAAGGAAACTGAGGGTAACTCAGCAGTGCTTGCTGTGATGCATAGGGCTTGAGgcctgcatgtttgagttgcTTGGATAGTATAACCTCTTGAGATGATCTACCATTTTGTAATGTGCCAAGTTTTTGTGGTTTGAAACTCAAACTTGATTCTCTAAGAGACTTCCACTTCTCTTCCAACCAAACAAGAAGAGTCAATACTGAGGTAAAGCATGGTACTTGAAGTCTGACAAAAGGATGTTAACTGGTCTGTTGTAGCTAATATATTGCATGTAGTGAGTGAGTGCAAAAGatgcaagaaaaaaaaatatatatatatatacacacacacacgagtcagGGAATGGACTAAGAACAGATCAGATAACCATTGACTTTTGTTataaaaaattgtttttttttttctcttcacaGCTAACCTGGTTTACACGGAGGAGTGCTACGTCCTGTCACATGGACATTGTCACTTCAAAATGCCCGAAATTTACATTTCTTATTCAATAATGGTCACGTCAACCAAATATTGTGCATTATAGAAAGTCCAATATAAATTGTGAAAATTATATTTATACTGCTAGGCTTATTGTCATCATTTTTGGCTACAAACCAAAACATCGTATCTACCTGCACTTCTTCAAGTGTCATTTGGTGGTATTGGCAAAGTTAGTGAGAGTTTGTACATAACAGAGTGAATGGTCTATAAGGTTTGTTGCCAAATAGAGATTATCTTCAAGCATGTCTCCTTTCATGTGATCGTTTTATTTTTCTGAAGACAAAATATTACTTTCCTCATATTCCGTACATCACAGGACCTGCAAAAT
The sequence above is a segment of the Hypomesus transpacificus isolate Combined female chromosome 26, fHypTra1, whole genome shotgun sequence genome. Coding sequences within it:
- the LOC124487466 gene encoding rho-associated protein kinase 2-like isoform X4; this encodes MSSGAERRLESRLRKLESMISDPKSVLNLESLLDSMNALAVDLDYPALRKNKNIEAFLNRYEKVVGRLRELQVKLEDFERVKLIGRGAYGEVQLVRHKASRNVYAMKQLSKFEMIKRSDSAFFWEERDIMAFSNSPWVVQLCCAFQDDRYLYMVMEFMPGGDLVTLTMNYDMPEKWARFYLAEVVLALDAIHSMGFIHRDVKPDNMLLDGKGHLKLADFGTCMKMDSTGMVHCDTAVGTPDYISPEVLKSQGGDGYYGRECDWWSVGVFVFEMLVGETPFYADSLVGTYGKIMDHQNSLYFPEDMEMSQNAKDLICAFLSDREVRLGRNSVDEIKKHPFFRNDQWTFETIRETVAPVVPELNSDIDTSNFDEIEDDKGDAETFPPPRAFVGNHLPFVGFTYFKEDELLRGKIGGTLEETDDVVDCFKKQEDLSEDKEPDLQKKCHHLEEQLNHEMQAKDNLELKCRNATSRLEKLVRELDEEMSSRQKVELSLRQLERERALLQHQSSENLRRVELETERKRTLENEVNSLRDQLEELKRRNHSSQVFNEKNIQLQRQLEEATALLQGEQEAGEKLKKSQMEAQKQTQVLELSLRDHQDKLSLLENSKMELEQHLISLQAALEAEKRDRSQGSEIIADLQGRLSVQEDEVKQMKISLSLAQTEEKRLQQKLADLERAKSNQAIDLTFKLKSLQQCLEQEEAEHKATKAKLADKSQINQSIEEAKSETLKVMEKSLHEEHNTKLQLEGQLLQLEKDHSLLVCDYKQAQNKLEELHTTKDKLTEEASNLTLLLEQEMQKRRLTQTDLKVQTQQATVLRSSEKQLKQELNHLLDKKHSLEKQNQELRRERQEADGQLKELKDQLEAEQYFTTLYKTQIRELKEECDEKNKLYKDAQQRLEEYQEERDSLAAQLEVSLTKADSEQLARSIAEEQYSDLEKEKIMKELEIKDMMARHRQELGDKEATISSLEESNRTLTVDVANLANEKEELNNQLKEMQQQLQKSKEEERQMNSVKLSFEKQLQNERTLKIQAVNKLAEIMNRKEGVRGSHRVSSVDTDVHRKEKENRKLQLQLRSEREKLNSTIIKYQKEINDMQALISDDSQVRLELQMALDSKDSDIEQLRCQISSLSVHSMESTSISSGNDLDMDDTYPVRITHSHTSESMSFKYQRTHQSVCIDTRPNLRAAHTLFESDSEDEEECGGGSRLNHGHLPLALTHDQSLEPQHADARLEGWLSLPSKNTKRFGWERKYVVMSSRKILFYNSEVDREQSNPFLILDIDKLFHVRPVTQTDVYRADAREIPRIFQILYANEGESKREQELAVEPLPPSERASYIGHKGHEFIPTLYHFPSSCEACTRPLWNVFKPPPALECRRCHTKCHKDHLDRKEEVIAPCKVNYDMSTAKHLLLLAGSQKEQQRWVSRLIKRIPRKHPTTVPAGGSSPLQPAARSSPRISPRPSPRNSPALSTHRMAIKLQSSRQQPVEKPS